From one Microlunatus sp. Gsoil 973 genomic stretch:
- the rpsP gene encoding 30S ribosomal protein S16 encodes MAVKIRLKRLGKIRTPHYRIVVADSRTKRDGRAIEEIGQYHPKNDPSVIKVDSERAQYWLSVGAQPTEAVVALLKRTGDWQKFSGDTSPSGIDPQPEKKDKLAAFNAALAEKGSEPVSAAITTEKADKAEKADAQAEADKPADDEKSEA; translated from the coding sequence GTGGCTGTCAAGATTCGTTTGAAGCGTCTGGGCAAGATCCGGACGCCGCACTACCGCATCGTCGTCGCCGACTCCCGTACCAAGCGGGACGGTCGCGCGATCGAGGAGATCGGTCAGTACCACCCGAAGAACGATCCGTCGGTCATCAAGGTCGACTCCGAGCGGGCCCAGTACTGGCTGTCCGTCGGCGCCCAGCCGACCGAGGCCGTTGTCGCCCTGTTGAAGCGGACCGGCGACTGGCAGAAGTTCTCCGGTGACACCAGCCCGTCGGGCATCGATCCGCAGCCGGAGAAGAAGGACAAGCTGGCCGCGTTCAACGCCGCGCTCGCCGAGAAGGGCAGTGAGCCGGTCTCGGCCGCGATCACCACCGAGAAGGCCGACAAGGCTGAGAAGGCCGATGCGCAGGCCGAGGCGGACAAGCCGGCCGACGACGAGAAGTCCGAGGCCTGA
- a CDS encoding VOC family protein, which produces MGLSEPVLRAVDAVMVSVPDLDAGIAFYRDRLGHRLRWRNDDLGQAALECPDSATEIVLSTTQRAEPNWLVRDASQAAEIVERAGGRLLQPLIDIPVGKVAIVEDPFGNRLVLVDLSKGVYQTDADGTVIGVARGE; this is translated from the coding sequence ATGGGACTCAGCGAACCGGTGCTTCGCGCCGTCGACGCCGTCATGGTGTCGGTTCCGGATCTCGACGCAGGCATAGCCTTCTATCGGGATCGGCTCGGGCACCGGTTGCGCTGGCGGAACGACGACCTCGGCCAAGCGGCGCTGGAGTGTCCGGACTCGGCGACCGAGATCGTGCTGTCGACGACGCAGCGCGCCGAGCCCAACTGGCTGGTGCGGGACGCCTCGCAGGCTGCCGAGATCGTGGAGCGAGCCGGCGGTCGGCTGTTGCAGCCGTTGATCGACATTCCCGTCGGCAAGGTCGCGATCGTCGAGGATCCCTTCGGCAACCGCCTGGTGCTGGTCGACCTCAGCAAAGGCGTCTATCAGACCGACGCCGACGGTACGGTCATCGGCGTGGCCCGGGGGGAATGA
- the ffh gene encoding signal recognition particle protein, with product MFDTLQDRLAATFKSLRGKGRLSDADIDATAREIRVALLEADVNLQVVREFIAAVRERAKGAELSGALNPAQQVIKIVNEELIGILGGETRLLRFSKRPPTVLMLAGLQGAGKTTLAGKLAFWLKEQGHSPLLVAADLQRPNAVNQLQIVGERAGVHTFAPEPGNGVGDPVAVAKASIGEAERKLYDVVIVDTAGRLGIDQELMQQAADIRDAVHPDEVLFVVNAMIGQDAVNTANAFAEGVGFDGVVLTQLDGDARGGAALSIARVTGKPIMFASNGEQLKDFDVFHPDRMASRILGMGDMLTLIEQAEKTFDAEQSAKAAAKLASKDGGEFGLDDFLQQMQMVRKMGPLSKVFGMLPGMGELKDQINNIDEKEIDRIEAIIHSMTPAERNDPKILNGSRRARIARGAGVQVSAVNNLVDRFFDARKMMSAMAGGKMPNIPGLPSMPGMVGGARKAKQQKKKAKTGKRVSGNPAKRNGQQQAPAAQPGSAFGLPAGNGQQGKDEDFELPPELRKMFDR from the coding sequence ATGTTCGACACCCTGCAAGACCGTCTCGCCGCAACCTTCAAAAGTCTGCGCGGAAAGGGTCGACTCTCCGACGCAGATATCGACGCGACCGCCCGGGAGATCCGGGTGGCGTTGCTCGAGGCCGACGTCAACCTGCAGGTGGTCCGGGAGTTCATCGCCGCCGTACGGGAGCGGGCCAAGGGCGCCGAGCTGTCCGGTGCGCTGAACCCCGCCCAGCAGGTCATCAAGATTGTCAACGAGGAACTGATCGGAATCCTCGGCGGCGAGACCCGGCTGCTGCGTTTCAGCAAGCGGCCTCCGACGGTGCTCATGCTGGCTGGCCTTCAGGGCGCCGGCAAGACGACGTTGGCCGGCAAGCTGGCGTTCTGGCTGAAGGAGCAGGGTCATTCGCCGCTGTTGGTAGCGGCAGATCTGCAGCGGCCGAACGCGGTCAATCAGTTGCAGATCGTCGGCGAACGGGCCGGGGTGCACACTTTCGCTCCGGAGCCCGGCAACGGCGTCGGCGATCCGGTCGCCGTGGCCAAGGCGTCGATCGGCGAGGCCGAGCGCAAGTTGTACGACGTGGTCATCGTCGACACCGCCGGTCGGCTCGGCATCGATCAGGAGCTGATGCAGCAGGCCGCGGACATCAGGGATGCGGTCCATCCCGACGAGGTGCTCTTCGTCGTCAACGCGATGATCGGCCAGGACGCGGTGAACACCGCCAACGCGTTCGCCGAGGGCGTCGGCTTCGACGGCGTTGTCCTCACCCAGCTCGACGGCGATGCCCGCGGCGGTGCGGCGCTGTCCATCGCGCGGGTCACCGGCAAGCCGATCATGTTCGCCTCCAATGGCGAGCAGCTGAAGGACTTCGACGTCTTCCATCCCGACAGGATGGCCAGCCGCATCCTCGGCATGGGCGACATGCTCACGCTGATCGAGCAGGCCGAGAAGACCTTCGATGCGGAGCAGTCTGCCAAGGCGGCTGCCAAACTTGCGTCCAAGGACGGCGGCGAGTTCGGCCTGGACGACTTCCTGCAGCAGATGCAGATGGTTCGCAAAATGGGCCCGCTGTCCAAGGTTTTCGGGATGCTGCCCGGGATGGGCGAGCTGAAGGACCAGATCAACAACATCGACGAGAAGGAGATCGACCGGATCGAGGCGATCATTCACTCGATGACGCCCGCCGAGCGGAACGATCCCAAGATCCTCAACGGGTCCCGCAGGGCGCGGATCGCCAGAGGTGCCGGTGTGCAGGTGTCCGCGGTGAACAACCTGGTCGATCGGTTCTTCGACGCGCGCAAGATGATGAGCGCGATGGCAGGCGGCAAGATGCCGAACATCCCCGGCCTGCCGTCAATGCCCGGCATGGTCGGGGGAGCACGAAAGGCCAAGCAGCAGAAGAAGAAGGCCAAGACCGGTAAGCGCGTCTCCGGCAACCCGGCCAAGCGCAACGGTCAGCAGCAGGCGCCGGCTGCGCAGCCGGGTTCGGCCTTCGGTCTGCCGGCCGGAAACGGGCAGCAGGGCAAGGACGAGGACTTCGAGTTGCCGCCCGAACTCCGCAAGATGTTCGACCGGTAG
- a CDS encoding amidohydrolase family protein — MTASIIARRALGKNAVVTTNGSPRLHLDGVVLPEGDRRELWIVDGLVRTEPASDAVDLSGGFILPGLVDAHCHVGLEMHGPVSDEVAEQHALADRAAGALLLRSPGSPTDTRWMDGRDDLPRLIRAGHHIARPRRYIRNYGDEVEPEDLVAAVEAQLPGSDGWIKLVGDWIDRDAGDLTPLWSPKVAGPAIDRAHELGLRVTAHVFGEQAAAELVEAGIDGIEHGTGVTGRTVELMAERQVALVPTLIQLENFESFAAQGEAKFPTYAAHMRALYATRLQRFRDAYDAGVPIFAGTDAGGYQPHGRIADEVVMLGELFGPDYALGAACWRARTWLDRPDALADGAPADLVIFEEDPRKDLRALNHPRSVVLRGNLVC; from the coding sequence ATGACGGCGTCGATCATTGCGCGTCGGGCACTGGGGAAGAATGCCGTCGTGACGACGAACGGCTCACCCCGGCTGCATCTGGACGGCGTCGTACTCCCCGAAGGGGATCGGCGCGAGTTGTGGATCGTGGACGGGCTGGTTCGTACGGAGCCGGCCTCCGACGCTGTGGACCTGTCCGGGGGCTTCATCCTGCCCGGTCTGGTCGACGCGCATTGTCACGTCGGACTGGAGATGCACGGACCGGTATCGGATGAGGTCGCCGAACAGCACGCCCTGGCCGACCGGGCGGCCGGGGCGCTGTTGTTGCGCAGTCCCGGTTCGCCGACCGACACCCGGTGGATGGACGGTCGCGACGATCTGCCGCGGCTGATCCGCGCCGGGCACCACATCGCCCGGCCGAGGCGTTACATCCGCAACTATGGCGACGAGGTCGAACCGGAGGATCTGGTTGCGGCGGTCGAAGCCCAACTGCCTGGATCCGACGGTTGGATCAAGCTGGTGGGCGACTGGATCGACCGGGACGCCGGCGACCTCACGCCGCTGTGGTCACCAAAGGTGGCCGGGCCGGCGATCGACCGGGCCCACGAACTCGGGTTGCGGGTGACGGCGCACGTCTTCGGAGAGCAGGCTGCCGCCGAGCTCGTCGAGGCCGGGATCGACGGCATCGAGCACGGTACGGGAGTCACCGGCCGGACCGTGGAGCTGATGGCCGAACGGCAGGTCGCCCTGGTCCCGACGCTGATCCAGCTGGAGAACTTCGAATCGTTCGCCGCGCAGGGGGAGGCGAAGTTCCCGACCTACGCCGCCCACATGCGCGCGCTGTACGCGACAAGGCTGCAACGCTTCCGGGACGCGTACGACGCCGGCGTGCCGATCTTCGCCGGCACCGACGCCGGCGGCTACCAGCCGCACGGCCGGATCGCCGACGAGGTGGTGATGCTCGGCGAGCTGTTCGGCCCGGACTACGCGTTGGGAGCTGCCTGCTGGCGGGCCCGTACCTGGCTCGACCGTCCGGATGCCCTGGCCGACGGCGCGCCGGCGGACCTGGTGATCTTCGAGGAGGATCCGCGGAAGGATCTGCGCGCGCTGAACCATCCGCGGTCGGTGGTGCTGCGGGGCAACCTCGTGTGCTAG
- a CDS encoding DinB family protein codes for MPSTPIHQDDHGYLRESRRQVLSCVDGLGEYELRQPMTPTGTNLLGVVKHLIGIEAGYLGLCLGRPFEEPLPWISDESAGPNRDMWATADEPKDYITNLYRRAAAHSDAVLAQVGLAAPARVPWWPSGSRTTTTRALLARVLTDTATHAGQLQILRELIDGKAGPDRSDAGDEHWWSEYTRRLKDLAERFRQ; via the coding sequence ATGCCCAGTACGCCGATCCACCAAGATGATCATGGCTACCTGAGGGAGTCCCGGCGGCAGGTGCTGTCGTGCGTTGACGGGCTCGGCGAGTACGAGCTTCGGCAGCCGATGACGCCGACCGGGACGAATCTGCTCGGCGTCGTCAAGCACTTGATCGGAATCGAGGCCGGTTACCTCGGCCTCTGCCTCGGCAGACCGTTCGAGGAACCATTGCCGTGGATCAGTGACGAGAGCGCTGGACCGAATCGGGACATGTGGGCGACCGCGGATGAGCCCAAGGACTACATCACAAACCTTTATCGGCGCGCGGCCGCCCATTCCGACGCGGTGCTTGCGCAGGTGGGCTTGGCTGCTCCGGCCCGTGTGCCGTGGTGGCCATCGGGATCGCGTACGACCACAACGAGAGCGCTTCTGGCGAGGGTGCTGACAGACACAGCGACCCACGCCGGCCAACTCCAGATCCTCCGGGAACTCATCGACGGGAAGGCTGGCCCGGACCGGAGTGATGCCGGTGATGAGCACTGGTGGTCGGAGTACACACGGCGTCTCAAGGACCTGGCTGAGAGGTTCCGTCAATAG
- the trmD gene encoding tRNA (guanosine(37)-N1)-methyltransferase TrmD: protein MKIDVISIFPEYLDPLHLSLVGKAIENGIVDLGVHDLRNWTHDRHRTVDDTPYGGGAGMVMKPEPWGEALDEIAPGDHQGRLLIMSPSGRRFTQGFADELAAEEHLVLACGRYEGIDARVAADATRRMRVDEVSIGDYVLNGGEAAALVIIEAVVRLLPGVIGNPESLTEESHAAGHDQLLEYPLYTKPASWRGLDVPEILFSGHHAKIAAWRREQAERITRERRPDLLPSDPDGDTGSDPA, encoded by the coding sequence ATGAAGATCGACGTCATCTCGATCTTCCCTGAATATCTTGACCCGTTGCACCTTTCCTTGGTCGGTAAGGCGATCGAGAACGGCATCGTCGACCTCGGCGTGCACGATCTTCGGAACTGGACCCACGATCGGCACCGCACGGTCGACGACACCCCCTACGGCGGTGGCGCCGGGATGGTGATGAAGCCCGAGCCCTGGGGAGAGGCGCTGGACGAGATCGCGCCGGGGGACCATCAGGGCCGCCTGTTGATCATGTCGCCCTCCGGGCGCCGATTCACCCAGGGGTTCGCCGACGAGCTGGCCGCCGAGGAGCATCTGGTCCTCGCCTGCGGCCGCTACGAAGGCATCGACGCCCGGGTCGCCGCCGACGCCACCCGGCGGATGCGGGTGGACGAGGTGAGCATCGGTGACTACGTCCTCAACGGCGGCGAAGCCGCGGCTCTGGTGATCATCGAAGCCGTCGTCCGCCTGCTGCCCGGCGTGATCGGCAACCCGGAATCGTTGACCGAGGAATCGCACGCCGCCGGGCATGACCAACTCTTGGAATACCCGCTCTACACCAAGCCGGCGAGCTGGCGTGGCCTGGATGTGCCCGAGATCCTCTTCTCCGGTCATCACGCGAAGATCGCGGCCTGGCGCCGGGAGCAGGCCGAACGGATCACCCGCGAACGTCGCCCCGATCTGCTGCCGTCCGATCCGGACGGCGATACCGGCTCCGACCCCGCCTGA
- a CDS encoding GH1 family beta-glucosidase: MTVTRNEFPADFAWGTATASYQVEGAVAEDGRTPSIWDTFVRIPGTVADGTVGDVAADHYHRFAGDVALMSELGVNAYRFSISWSRVLRPDGEPNPAGIDFYRRLLTAVVERGITPYATLYHWDLPQHLEDAGGWLSRDTADAFVRYVETAVGALGDLVGNWITLNEPWCSAFLGYASGHHAPGRRLGSESSHAVHHLLLAHGLAVAAIRRLQPDARLGISLNLYSIRPASDSAQDQDAARRIDGLQNRLFLEPVLQGHYPADVLADLGEQEWFADQPSADLEAINAPIDFLGINYYSRHTATAGTWDGSPSANPGSEFVEFVDTGAPKTQMGWPVHPDGIVDVLRQAGSYAPGLPLMITENGAAYPDQSGPDGFDDVERCDYIEQHIAACRDAVRDGLPLVGYFVWSLIDNFEWGWGFSRRFGIVHVDYESQQRTVKTSGRWYAAFLAGGN; the protein is encoded by the coding sequence ATGACTGTCACCCGGAACGAATTCCCGGCCGACTTCGCCTGGGGAACCGCGACCGCCTCCTATCAGGTCGAGGGGGCCGTCGCCGAGGACGGCCGGACACCCAGCATCTGGGACACGTTCGTCCGGATCCCCGGCACCGTCGCCGACGGCACCGTCGGGGACGTCGCCGCCGATCACTACCACCGGTTCGCGGGTGATGTCGCCCTGATGTCCGAGCTGGGCGTCAACGCCTACCGGTTCTCAATCTCCTGGAGTCGGGTGCTTCGGCCCGACGGTGAGCCGAACCCCGCCGGAATCGACTTCTACCGCCGCCTGCTGACGGCAGTGGTCGAACGCGGCATCACGCCGTACGCGACCTTGTATCACTGGGATCTTCCGCAGCACCTGGAGGATGCCGGCGGATGGCTCAGCCGGGACACCGCCGACGCGTTCGTACGATACGTCGAGACTGCCGTCGGGGCTCTCGGTGATCTTGTCGGCAACTGGATCACCCTGAACGAGCCGTGGTGCTCGGCCTTCCTCGGGTACGCCTCCGGGCACCACGCGCCCGGCCGGCGGCTCGGCTCTGAGTCGTCCCATGCAGTCCACCACCTGCTGCTGGCCCACGGCCTGGCCGTTGCGGCCATCCGCCGCCTGCAGCCCGACGCGCGCCTCGGAATCTCGCTCAACCTGTACTCGATCCGGCCTGCCTCGGACAGCGCACAGGACCAGGATGCGGCCCGCCGGATCGACGGGCTGCAGAACCGGCTCTTCCTCGAACCCGTCCTGCAGGGTCACTATCCGGCCGATGTGCTGGCTGATCTCGGTGAGCAGGAGTGGTTCGCCGACCAACCGTCCGCCGACCTGGAGGCCATCAACGCACCGATCGATTTCCTGGGCATCAACTACTACAGCCGGCACACCGCGACGGCCGGGACCTGGGACGGTTCGCCGAGCGCGAATCCGGGCAGCGAGTTCGTCGAATTCGTCGACACCGGGGCGCCGAAGACGCAGATGGGCTGGCCGGTCCATCCCGACGGCATCGTCGACGTGCTGCGACAGGCCGGGTCCTACGCCCCGGGTCTTCCGCTGATGATCACCGAGAACGGCGCAGCCTATCCCGACCAGTCCGGACCCGACGGATTCGACGACGTCGAACGGTGCGACTACATCGAGCAGCACATCGCCGCCTGCCGGGACGCTGTACGTGACGGCCTGCCACTGGTCGGCTACTTCGTGTGGAGCCTGATCGACAATTTCGAATGGGGCTGGGGATTCAGCCGCCGGTTCGGCATCGTCCACGTCGACTATGAGTCCCAGCAGCGGACCGTCAAGACCAGCGGGCGGTGGTACGCCGCCTTCCTCGCCGGCGGCAACTGA
- a CDS encoding RNA-binding protein translates to MLADALDHLVRGIVSHPDDVHVRDKDLRRGRLLEVRVHPSDIGKVIGRNGRTASALRTVVGALAGRDQVRVDFVDLEQRERGGRGGGRGRSRRR, encoded by the coding sequence GTGCTCGCCGACGCGCTGGATCACCTGGTCCGCGGCATCGTCAGCCATCCTGACGACGTCCACGTCCGGGACAAGGATCTGCGCCGCGGCCGGTTGCTCGAGGTGCGGGTCCATCCGTCCGACATCGGCAAGGTCATCGGTCGGAACGGCCGGACGGCGTCCGCCCTGCGGACCGTCGTCGGCGCCCTCGCCGGGCGGGATCAGGTGCGGGTCGATTTCGTTGACCTCGAGCAGCGTGAGCGTGGCGGTCGCGGCGGTGGCCGCGGCCGTTCCCGCCGCCGCTGA
- a CDS encoding PRC-barrel domain-containing protein → MHTADSDDLIGRVASVLHLPAHDVLEIATGEDLRLVPFVSELVPVVDLEAGRIVLSPVSGLLDDDAETEGGG, encoded by the coding sequence GTGCACACCGCGGACTCCGACGACCTGATCGGTCGCGTCGCCTCGGTGCTGCACCTGCCGGCCCACGACGTCCTGGAGATCGCCACGGGCGAGGATCTGCGCCTGGTGCCCTTCGTCAGCGAACTGGTTCCGGTCGTCGATCTGGAAGCCGGGCGGATCGTGCTCTCCCCGGTCAGCGGCCTACTGGACGACGATGCGGAGACCGAGGGCGGCGGATGA
- a CDS encoding SDR family oxidoreductase: MANLLFIGGTGIISAAAVHRATALGHQVTVLNRGRSSSRTLPEQTELLTADVRDPDSVRSALGTREFDAVVDFVAFVPEHVQTDLDLFTGRTGQYVFISSASAYQKPPVTVPVTEETPLVNPFWQYSRDKIACEELLRGSSGINWTIIRPSHTYDRTALPTTGGWTIIDRMRRGLPVFVHGDGTSLWTLTHTDDHAVALVGLLANPAAYGEAYHITNEAPLAWNDIYLKLARAAAAEPNLVHVASETIAAIHPAWGPGLVGDKAYSMIFDNSKVRTVVPEFAPVIDFDEGARQIIDWYDADESRRVVDPEENAVIDRICAVATSVG, translated from the coding sequence ATGGCGAATCTTCTGTTCATCGGCGGTACCGGAATCATCAGCGCAGCGGCGGTGCACCGTGCGACTGCGCTGGGACACCAGGTCACGGTGCTCAACCGTGGCCGTTCGTCCAGCCGTACGCTTCCTGAGCAGACCGAACTGCTGACCGCCGACGTCCGCGACCCCGACTCGGTACGCTCGGCGCTGGGGACGCGGGAGTTCGACGCCGTGGTCGACTTCGTCGCCTTCGTGCCGGAGCACGTGCAGACCGATCTCGACCTGTTCACCGGCCGCACCGGACAGTACGTCTTCATCAGCTCCGCCTCGGCCTACCAGAAGCCGCCGGTCACGGTGCCGGTGACCGAGGAGACGCCGCTGGTCAACCCGTTCTGGCAGTACTCCCGGGACAAGATCGCCTGCGAGGAGTTGCTGCGCGGCAGCAGCGGGATCAACTGGACGATCATCCGCCCCTCGCACACCTACGACCGCACCGCGTTGCCGACCACCGGCGGTTGGACGATCATCGACCGGATGCGGCGCGGGCTGCCGGTCTTCGTGCACGGTGACGGCACCTCGTTGTGGACGCTGACCCACACCGACGACCACGCGGTGGCGCTGGTCGGACTGCTGGCCAATCCCGCCGCGTACGGCGAGGCGTACCACATCACCAACGAGGCGCCACTGGCCTGGAACGACATCTACCTCAAGCTCGCCCGGGCCGCGGCTGCCGAGCCGAACCTGGTGCACGTCGCCTCGGAAACGATCGCGGCCATCCACCCTGCCTGGGGACCCGGCCTGGTCGGGGACAAGGCGTATTCGATGATCTTCGACAACAGCAAGGTCCGCACTGTTGTGCCGGAGTTCGCGCCGGTGATCGATTTCGACGAAGGCGCCCGGCAGATCATCGATTGGTACGACGCCGACGAGTCGCGGCGGGTCGTCGATCCTGAGGAGAACGCGGTGATCGACCGGATCTGCGCGGTCGCCACCTCGGTCGGCTGA
- a CDS encoding ADP-ribosylglycohydrolase family protein, with translation MPHDSAVWSDLVENEISQRAETGYDVTDIAKRFRELVPASGAAIGTDTAARLEGLYAELESLPEPTDWPYQEPTDWNDLVQAVPTLAGDRSYNGTALGDPALHDKVLGGWLGRVAGNMLGKPVEWGDHWTPERLRSYLELAGAWPLDDYFPVLDPVPAGYELRDCWVDTTRGNIAGSSRDDDVDYTILGLHLLEQHGAALTSAAVADSWLLLLPMHQTYTAERVAYRNLAMGLRPPETATRRNPYREWIGAQIRADAFGYACAGDPAAAARFGYVDAAVSHVANGIYGEMWAAALVAAAFTAGSAREALEVSLGLVPTRSRLAEALRDVLGMHAAGLEWDAARQRIGRRYGRYGWVHTINNAAVIAAGLLWGDGDFTQTIALTVLGGLDTDSNGATAGSVAGVLCGAARIPTNWTEPLQDTLHSALFGFDGSRISALADRTIEVARRLHQQQPAV, from the coding sequence ATGCCCCACGATTCCGCCGTCTGGTCCGACCTGGTCGAGAACGAGATCAGTCAGCGAGCCGAGACCGGCTACGACGTGACCGATATCGCGAAGCGGTTCCGCGAGCTTGTTCCGGCCTCGGGCGCAGCAATCGGGACGGACACGGCTGCCCGGCTCGAGGGACTGTACGCCGAACTCGAATCGCTGCCCGAACCGACCGACTGGCCGTACCAGGAGCCAACGGACTGGAACGACCTCGTGCAGGCCGTGCCGACGCTCGCCGGCGATCGCAGTTACAACGGCACAGCGTTGGGCGACCCGGCGTTGCACGACAAGGTGCTGGGCGGCTGGCTCGGCAGGGTCGCCGGCAACATGTTGGGCAAGCCGGTCGAGTGGGGCGACCACTGGACGCCGGAGCGGCTGCGCTCCTACCTCGAACTCGCCGGTGCCTGGCCCCTGGACGACTACTTCCCGGTCCTGGATCCGGTGCCGGCCGGTTACGAACTGCGCGACTGCTGGGTGGACACCACCCGCGGCAACATCGCCGGCAGTTCGCGGGACGACGATGTCGACTACACCATCCTCGGCCTGCATCTCCTGGAGCAGCACGGCGCCGCCCTGACCTCCGCCGCGGTGGCCGACAGCTGGTTGCTGTTGCTCCCGATGCACCAGACCTACACGGCCGAGCGGGTGGCCTATCGCAACCTGGCCATGGGCCTGCGTCCGCCCGAAACAGCTACCCGGCGCAACCCGTACCGGGAGTGGATCGGCGCGCAGATCCGGGCCGACGCCTTCGGCTACGCCTGCGCCGGAGATCCGGCAGCGGCGGCACGGTTCGGCTACGTCGATGCGGCCGTCTCACATGTGGCGAACGGGATCTACGGCGAGATGTGGGCCGCCGCGCTGGTTGCCGCGGCCTTCACGGCCGGCTCTGCCCGGGAGGCCCTCGAAGTCTCCCTGGGACTCGTGCCGACCCGGTCCCGACTGGCCGAAGCGCTCCGTGACGTACTCGGCATGCACGCTGCCGGCCTGGAATGGGATGCCGCCCGGCAACGCATCGGCCGGCGCTACGGCCGTTACGGCTGGGTGCACACGATCAACAACGCCGCAGTGATCGCCGCCGGTCTGTTATGGGGCGACGGGGACTTCACCCAGACGATCGCGCTGACCGTGTTGGGCGGCCTCGACACCGACTCCAACGGCGCGACCGCCGGCTCCGTCGCCGGAGTGCTGTGCGGCGCGGCGAGGATCCCGACGAACTGGACCGAACCGTTACAGGACACCCTGCACAGTGCGCTGTTCGGCTTCGACGGTTCACGGATCTCGGCGCTGGCCGACCGGACGATCGAGGTCGCGCGCCGACTGCACCAGCAGCAACCGGCGGTCTAG
- a CDS encoding ATP-binding cassette domain-containing protein, whose product MTATIEASGLRKRFGTTQALDGVDLTAEQGTVLGVLGPNGAGKTTAVRILATLLQPDSGTATIAGHDVVTEPQKVRESVGLTGQYASVDEDLTGTENLVMIGQLLNYSGAQARVRAKELLAWFDLTEAAGRPAKKYSGGMRRRLDLAASLVGRPSVIFLDEPTTGLDPAKREDMWDVVRNLVTEGSTVLLTTQYLEEADALADKITVIDHGRVIANDTADGLKKVIGGHRIKVRPSDPDDLGRLAGLLTRIGTGEPETSGRNTLTVPVADESVLPVVVGSLADAGIGVTELSLHLPTLDEVFLTLTGKSTIEDEEEAA is encoded by the coding sequence ATGACAGCCACCATCGAGGCCTCCGGACTCCGGAAGCGCTTCGGCACGACGCAGGCCCTGGACGGCGTCGATCTGACTGCCGAGCAGGGCACCGTGCTGGGCGTGCTCGGCCCGAACGGTGCGGGCAAGACCACCGCCGTGCGGATCCTGGCGACTCTGCTGCAGCCCGATTCCGGCACGGCGACGATCGCCGGCCACGACGTCGTGACCGAACCGCAGAAGGTCCGCGAATCCGTCGGCCTGACCGGCCAGTACGCGTCGGTCGACGAGGATCTCACCGGTACCGAGAACCTGGTCATGATCGGCCAGCTGCTCAACTACAGCGGCGCCCAGGCCCGAGTCCGGGCCAAGGAGTTGCTGGCCTGGTTCGATCTCACCGAGGCGGCCGGCCGGCCTGCCAAGAAGTACTCCGGCGGTATGCGGCGTCGGCTGGACCTGGCGGCCAGCCTGGTCGGCCGGCCGAGCGTGATCTTCCTTGACGAGCCCACCACCGGTCTCGACCCGGCCAAACGCGAGGACATGTGGGACGTCGTTCGCAACCTGGTCACCGAGGGTTCGACGGTGCTGCTCACCACGCAGTACCTGGAGGAGGCCGACGCTCTGGCCGACAAGATCACCGTGATCGACCACGGCCGGGTGATCGCCAACGACACCGCCGACGGCCTGAAGAAGGTGATCGGCGGTCACCGGATCAAGGTGCGTCCCTCCGACCCGGACGACCTCGGACGACTCGCCGGGTTGTTGACCAGGATCGGCACCGGAGAACCGGAGACCAGCGGACGAAACACGTTGACCGTTCCGGTCGCCGACGAGTCCGTTCTGCCGGTCGTCGTCGGGAGTCTCGCCGACGCCGGCATCGGCGTCACCGAACTTTCCCTGCACCTGCCGACCCTGGACGAGGTCTTCCTCACCCTGACCGGCAAGTCCACCATCGAGGATGAGGAGGAGGCGGCGTGA